GTCAGCAGTTTCCGCAGCGTCTTCAGATTGCGCACGGTCGTGGTGGACTTGTAACGCGCCTTGCTGCTGAGCTTGCCAAAAGCGCTCTCGGTCGAGCGGCTGCGCACGACCTCCCAGTACAGCACGCCGTCCCCCGGCGCGACGCGCTCCACTCCGGGGTCCAGTTCGTCCCGCACCCGCGCGAGCTCCTCGAGGCTCGCAGCGCTCGAGGCCAGCAGCACGTAGGCATGCCAGCCGTCCCGGTCCGCCACGAAGGGGTAGGCATCCACAATGTCCCGCACCCGCCCGAGCTCCTCGAGGACCACCCAGGCCTCGTAATCGAAGCGCTCCGAGAGTTTGGCCTCGAGACGCTTCTTGAGCGCAGCCGGGTCGTCGCCGTCGCTCTCAAACAGCACGTTGCCGCTGGCGAGCACGGTTTTGACCCGCTGTAGCCCGAGATCCTCGAAAGCCTTTTTCAGGTCGGCCATCTTGATGTTGATGCCCCCGACGTTGATGCCGCGCAGGAACGCCACGTAGCTTTTCACGTCCTGATCTTACGCAGCCGGCACCGGTCATCTCCTCATTGCGCCGGACGCATCTGCCTCTTCGGCTACGCGCCTTCGCGCTGTTCACCCGCGACCCCGCTGCTTAAACTGCGCTATGTCCAGACTTCCCGTTCTCAGCGGCAGCAGCGTTTTCCTGACCCGCATCACCCGTGAAGACGCCCTTGAGCTGGGCCGCTACTTTTCCAACCTCGAGTTCACCACGTACCTGGGCGGCTACGGCTTTACCAACGGTCCCGAGGACCAGCAGGCCTGGGCCGAAGGCATCTTGAAAAACGATTCCTCGAGGGTGTATTTCGGGGTGTGCGAGTCGGGCAGCGACCGCTTGGTGGGCGGCGTGGAACTGCGCAACATCAACGCCCGCACCGGCACGGCCACGCTGGGCGTGGCGGTTTACGATCCGCAGGACTGGGGGCGCGGCTTCGGCAGCGAGGCGGTACGGCTGATGGTGGCGTACGGGATGTTCCACCTCAACCTGTTTAACATCGACCTGTACGTATTCGCCTTCAACGAGCGCGCAGTGCGCAGCTACCTTGGGGCCGGCTTTCGCACGATCGGGCGCCGGACCGGCAGCCAGGTGCTGGGCGGCGAGCGTTTCGACGAGATCTGGATGGAGATCACCCGCCCCGAGCTGAACCCGGCTGACCTGGGGCGCCTGCGCGCGCAGATCCGCCTGCTGGGCCCTGTCCAGGATTGATGGTCGCCGCAGGCGCGGGAATTGGTCCTGTCCCTGTGACCCCGGCCGACTTAGCCTGAGTATGCAGGATCACGCTTGGCCCTTTCGGTTTTTTGACGTGTCTGTGTGCATTCTGGTAGCATGAATAGACACGAAGGAGGCTATACAATGACCGCAACCCGACCCAACTGGCTGGCCCTTGAGCAGAAGTACGACAGCGGCGTCTACCACAAGCATCAGGTGGTGATGGTGCGCGGCGAAGGGGCCCGGGTGTGGGACTCCGAAGGCAACGAGTACATCGACTGCGTCGGTGGCTACGGCGTCGCCAACATCGGTCACTCCAACCCCGAGGTGGTCCGGGCCGTGCAGGAGCAGGCCGCCACCCTGATGATCATGCCGCAGTCGGTGCCCAACGACAAGCGTGCCGAGTTCCTCGAGGAACTCGTGTCGGTGCTGCCCGGAAACCTCGAGCGGGTCTTCTTGTGCAACTCGGGCACCGAGGCGGTCGAGGCGGCCATGAAGTTCGCCATCGCCGCCACCGGCCGCCACCGGTTCGTGGCCTGCAAGCGCGGCTTCTCGGGCCGCACCCTGGGTGCCGTGAGCCTCACCTGGGAGCCCAAGTACCGTGAGCCCTTCCAGCCCCTGATCGGCCCCGTGGAGCACATCACCTTCGGGGACATCGAGGCGCTGCGTGCCGCCGTGGACGATCAGACTGCCTGCGTGCTGTTCGAACCGGTGCAGGGCGAAGGCGGCGTACGCCCCGCCGACGCCGCCTTCGTGCAGGCCGCCCGCGAGATCACCCGCGAAAAGGGTGCGCTGCTGATCCTCGACGAGATCCAGACCGGCTTCGGCCGCACCGGCAAGATGTTCGCGATGGAGCACTTCGGGGTGGTGCCCGACGGCGTCACCCTGGCCAAGGCCATGGCCGGCGGCGTGCCGATCGGTGCTTTTGCCATGACCCCCGAGGTCGCCGACAAGATGCCCGCAGGCGGGCACGGCACCACCTTCGGTGGCAACCCGCTCGCCATGGCCGCCGGCGTGGCCGCCATCCGCTTCATGCAGCGCGAGAAGTTGGCCGAGCAGGCCGCCGAGAAGGGCGAGTACTTCATGCGCCGCCTGCGCGAGATCGCGAGCCCCAAGATCCGCGAGGTGCGCGGGCTGGGCCTGATGATCGGCGTGGAACTCAAGGAGAAGAGTGCCCCCTACATCACCGCCCTCGAGCACGACGAGCAGGTGCTGGCGCTGCAGGCCACCCCGCTGGTCGTGCGCTTCTTGCCGCCGCTGACCATCAGCCACGCACAGATCGACCGGGTGGTCGAGGCCTTCGCGCGGGTCCTCGAGCAGGTCAACCCCCGCGAGGTTCCCGCTGCCGAGGTTGCCGAGGAAAAACAGACCGAGTAATTCTCCTCCCGCCCGGGGCGCAACTCTGTTGCGCCCTTTTTGCCTATAGTGGTCCGCATGGAAGCCCAGATTTTCGGCATCAAGAAGTCCTCCGCCACCCGCAAGGCCGAGCGCTTCTTCAAGGAACGGCGCATCCGGATCCACATGGTGGACCTCGAGGTACGTCCGATCGCCAAGGGCGAGGTAACCCGTTTCGCGCAGCGCGCCGGGGGCCTCAGCGGCCTGCTGGATACCGGCTCGAAAAGTTACGGCAAGCTTGGCCTCGAGTTCCTGCGCATCTCCGAGGAGCGCCTGCTCGAACTGGTGCAGCAGAACCCGGACCTGCTGCGCCTGCCGCTGGTACGCGTGGGCAAGTCGCTGGTGGTCGGAGACGACGAGGCCGGCTGGCGTGCGGCCCTCGAGGCAGGCGGCTGACCGGGGTCTCACGAGCAACCGCGCCCCCGGGAAGCCCGTTCGCTTCACGCCACGATCATGCTGTTTTCTGCGGTCTTTTGCCCACGAAGCCGCGATCACTCCAGCCGCGACCTGCGTAAGTCCAAGACATCGGTGCGCACGCGCCTCGAGGAGCATCATGGTGAAGTTCATCCTGCCCTGCACCCTGGCCCGGTATCGCCCTGACCACGTTGGCTGCCGCTCAGACCACGGCGCGGCAGCCAACCCGCACCGTGACTGCCGAACTGCGTGGCGCACCGGGTTGACGCACCGGGTAACGTGGTGGGAAGCGCCGTCCTGACCGGTACCGGGCAAAATCCGCCTTCAGGTGACCGTCCGTGACTTCAAGAGCGCGCAGGCGGGCGAACACGGCCTTCGCCTGCACGCGGTTGGGACCTGCTCGCCCACCTTTGCCGCCGCTGGCGCACTTCAACCCGGCCAACAACAGCGGTGACCGTATCGCCCGCAGCGTTGTCGTCGCGCACGAACCTCTATCTTCGGCTGATCCTTACCCGGCTGCGCCCGCCTGGAAGCGCCTGTGACCCGTCACAACGAGCAAATTCCCGGCGCAGCAGAATGCTGACCGCTTTCTGATGACAAATTAAGGACGGTCTTCATTCGGCTCACTGCCGCGTCAGCCCTGCGGCTTAGGGTGAGCTTGGAGGCGAGTCATGAACAAAATCCTTCTGGCCGGACTGCTGATGCTGGGCGCTGCCCCAGCTTTCGCAGCCCCGCAGATTTCCCCGCAGAGCATCATCGTCAACCCCATCCCGGCACAGGTGGGCGTGAGCGTGTGGACCGACAAGGACCCCAGCGGAACCCGCACGCCCGACTACTATCCGGGCGAGCGCATCCGCCTGTACGTCTCGACCACCCGCGACGCCTACGTGTACCTGTTCAACGTGGACCCGAACGGTCAGGTGGACCTGATCTTGCCCAACCGCTACTCGGGCGGCGACAACTTCGTGCGCGGCGGAACCACCAAGGTCTTTCCGCCCTCGAATGCCGGTTTTACCTTTGACATCGCCACGCCTTACGGCGTGAACAAGGTGCTGGCCCTGGCCTCGACCACCCCGTTGAACCTCGACGACATCGCCCGTTTCCGCTCCGGTCAGAACTCGGGCTTCGCCGAGGTCACGGTGCGCACCCAGACCGGTCTGGCCCAGGCGCTCTCGATCGTGGTAAACCCGATCCCGCAGAACTCCTGGATCACCGATACCGCGTACTACAACGTCGCGGGCGGCAACGTCTACAATCCGGCTCCGGACCCGTACTACCCGCCGCAGCCCGATCCGTACTACCCGGATCCGTACTACCCGGATCCCTACTATGACGGTTACGTGGTCTCGCACCTGGGTCTGCGCCTGTACCCCGGTGCCCGGCTGGTGGAGCGCAACGACACCCGCGACGCCGCTTACGTCAAGTTCGATACCGGGGCGCGTCTGAACGACGTACTGGCCTACTACGAAGGCGAAATGCGCCGCCTGGGCTTCCGCACCGACTACCGCCGCAGCAACCGTGGCGAAACCGAAGTCCGCTTCAGCCGTGGCCGCGAATCGGTTCGCATGAACCTGCAAGACCAGGGACGCGGGCGCTTCTACCTGCGCCTCGTCTTCGATTACTGACCGCCGCGGGCCTGCCGCGGCCCCTGCCAGCCGGTCGGCGACGCCGACCGGCTTTTTCAGGACTATCCCCCTCAAGCTCAACCGCAAGCGTTCATCAGATCACCATCAGCCTCCGGTTCTAGACTGAGGGGCATGAAGAAGACGCTGCTGCTTGCCGCCGCCACCTTAGCTACCGCCCAGGCCGCCGAATTGCGTATCAGCCCCCAGAGCATCGTCGTCAACCCGGTGCAGACCGATTTGCAGGTGGATGTCTGGACCGACCGTGACCCCTCGGGTGCCCGTACGCCCGAGTACCACCCCGGCGAACGGGTACGGCTGTACGCGCGGGTCAACCAGGACGCCTACGTGTACCTGTTCTCGGTGAACTCGGAAGGGGCCGTCAGCCTGATCCTGCCCAACCGTTACCAGGGCGGTGCCAACCTGCTGCGTGCCGGAAGCACCCGGGTCTTTCCCGAACAGGGTGCTCCTTATACCTTCGACATCGCCCGGCCCTACGGCGTCTCAAAGATCCTTGCGGTCGCCTCCAAACATCCGCTGGACCTGAACGACATCGCCCGCTTCCGCGACGGCCAGAACACCGGTTTTGCCGAGGTGACGGTCAAGTCCCAGGCTGGACTGGCCCAGGCGCTCTCGATCGTCGTGCAGCCCATAGCGCAAAACGAGTGGGTCAGTGACACGGCCTACTACACGGTGGTCGGCAGCGAGGTCGCGCCCGTCCGCCCGACTCCGCTGCCGACCACTCCGCCTGCCCCGCGCCCGCAGCCCGCTGCGAGCATGCTGCAGCTGAGCGTGCCGCTGCGGGCTTACCCGGGCCTGCAGGTCCTCGAGCTGAAGAACCAGGGCCACAAGAGCCGGGTGGTCTTCCGGGCCAACACGAGCCTGAACGCGCTGTACCAGCACTTTGACACCGAGCTGGTGCACGCCGGTTTCCGGCGCAGCGAACTGCGCCTTGACCGTGACGAGGCCAGGGCCGAGTACCACCGGGGCGGCGAGCGCCTCGAGCTGAAGCTGCGCGAAAAGAAGGGCCGCTTCGAGCTGGAACTGTCCGACAAGGGGCGCGGACGCGGCAAGCGCTGAGCCTCAAGCTGATCACGCCTCCCGCGGGTCTCGAGGAATTTCCCTCGAGACCCGCATTTTTCATGTTCTCCGGTCCTTTAGAAGACTCATGGGGCAGCACAGAAGCCTAAAGGCGTCCTCAGATGCGGTCAGGCCCAGGTCAGCGGCCACGCGTAGGGTAATACGCAGGAGGTCAAACCATGCACAAGACCCTGCGAGTGACCGCACTCTCGGCACTGATGCTGCTGTCCGGTGCTGCTTTTGCCCAGGCCCGCATCTCGCCTCAGAGCATCATCGTGAACCCGGTAGAAACCGAGTTACAGGTGAACGTCTGGACCGACAAGGACCCCAGCGGCAACGGCCGCCCGGTGTACCGTCCGGGTGAGCGCATCCGCCTGCACGCCTCGGTGAACCGCGACGCCTATGTGTACCTGTTCAGCCTGAACTCGGCCGGTCAGGTGGACCTGATCTTGCCCAACCGCTACGACGATGGGGACAACTTCCTGCGGGCCAACACCCGCCGCGCGTTCCCCGGCGAGGGAGATCCGTACACCTTCGACGTAGCTGCACCGTACGGCGTTTCCAAGGTGCTGGCCCTGGCCTCGCTGGAGCCGCTGGACATCGACGACATCGCCCGCTTCGAGAACGGCCAGACCGGTTTCGCCGAGGTGACGGTCAAGACCCAGACCGGGTTGGCCCAGGCCCTCTCGATCGTCGTGAACCCGATCCCGCAAGAATCCTGGGTAACCGACGTGGCCGAGTACCAGGTGGCCGCTCCCGCTCCGGCTCCGGCTCCGAACATCGCTTACGTGAACAGCGTGCCGCTGCTGCGCCTGTACCCCAATGCCCTGCCGGTGTCGCAGACCAAGCGCGGCCTGAACACCACCACCCAGTTCGAGACCTCGGCCTCGCTGCGCGGCGTGTTCAATTACTACAACTCCACCCTGGGCCGTCTGGGTTACCGCCGCACCGTGCGCACCGAGCGCCCCAACCAGATCAGCGCGCGCTACGTGCGCGGCAACCAGGAACTGCGCGTGGAACTGCAGGACCTGCCCGGCAAGCGCTACGAGATCAGCTTTAACCGCAACCGTTAAACAGGCCCTCTCGCTGTCTGCCTTACGCACCATTACCCCGCATGATGCGGGGTAATGGTGCGTAAACGGGCATACGGTCCGCCCGGGGTCACTTACCCGACGCGCTTGAGCTTGCCGGTGCGCTTGGCCCAACGCTCGGCCAGACGGAAGACATACAGGCCCAGCGGGATGGTGACAAAGGCAAAAGCGACCAGGATGCCCAGCTCGGGCAGCACCGCCGAGAGCGAGGCACCCTGCAGCACCGCGTCCTTGCCCTGCATGTTGCCCTCGATGCCGAGCAGCTTGCGGCAGGCGGTGAGCGCGTAGGTGGCCGGACTGATGAACGAGAGCGGCTGCAGCCATGCGGGCAGCACGCTGACCGGGTAGTAGATGCCGCTGATCAGCAGAAAAACCGCCTGGATGATGTTGGTGGCCTGAGCTCCGTTCTCGGTGCTCATCATCGGCAGCACCGCCGCGATCAGGCCGAGACCCATGAACGAGAACGACGCCACGATGATCACCACCAGGCAGCCCCACAGGTTGGCACCGCTGACCGAGAGCGAGGTGAACAGCAGCAGCGCGGCCATCACGATAACGACCCGCACCAGTGCGTACAGGCCAGCAAAGGCCGAGACCCCGAGCAGGTGCACCAGCCGCGATACCGGGGCCATGAAGGTGTACTCGATCGTACCTTCCCAGCGCTCGTAGGAGATCGAGTTGGCGATCTCACCGAACAACCGTGACAGAAAGGACCACATCACCACCCCCAGGATCAGGGTGAGGGTCAAGTTGGACTGCCCCAGGGCCACGCCGATCAGCACGATGGTCGCGGCATTCACCACGTCGTAGAACGAAAAGACAACGTGCCAGGAGAAATACCGCCGGGTCAGGTGATAATCGCGAAAGACAAAGGCACCGGCCGCCCGCAG
This window of the Deinobacterium chartae genome carries:
- a CDS encoding DUF1697 domain-containing protein; the encoded protein is MKSYVAFLRGINVGGINIKMADLKKAFEDLGLQRVKTVLASGNVLFESDGDDPAALKKRLEAKLSERFDYEAWVVLEELGRVRDIVDAYPFVADRDGWHAYVLLASSAASLEELARVRDELDPGVERVAPGDGVLYWEVVRSRSTESAFGKLSSKARYKSTTTVRNLKTLRKLLT
- a CDS encoding GNAT family N-acetyltransferase, which codes for MSRLPVLSGSSVFLTRITREDALELGRYFSNLEFTTYLGGYGFTNGPEDQQAWAEGILKNDSSRVYFGVCESGSDRLVGGVELRNINARTGTATLGVAVYDPQDWGRGFGSEAVRLMVAYGMFHLNLFNIDLYVFAFNERAVRSYLGAGFRTIGRRTGSQVLGGERFDEIWMEITRPELNPADLGRLRAQIRLLGPVQD
- a CDS encoding DUF4384 domain-containing protein, yielding MNKILLAGLLMLGAAPAFAAPQISPQSIIVNPIPAQVGVSVWTDKDPSGTRTPDYYPGERIRLYVSTTRDAYVYLFNVDPNGQVDLILPNRYSGGDNFVRGGTTKVFPPSNAGFTFDIATPYGVNKVLALASTTPLNLDDIARFRSGQNSGFAEVTVRTQTGLAQALSIVVNPIPQNSWITDTAYYNVAGGNVYNPAPDPYYPPQPDPYYPDPYYPDPYYDGYVVSHLGLRLYPGARLVERNDTRDAAYVKFDTGARLNDVLAYYEGEMRRLGFRTDYRRSNRGETEVRFSRGRESVRMNLQDQGRGRFYLRLVFDY
- a CDS encoding DUF4384 domain-containing protein, with product MKKTLLLAAATLATAQAAELRISPQSIVVNPVQTDLQVDVWTDRDPSGARTPEYHPGERVRLYARVNQDAYVYLFSVNSEGAVSLILPNRYQGGANLLRAGSTRVFPEQGAPYTFDIARPYGVSKILAVASKHPLDLNDIARFRDGQNTGFAEVTVKSQAGLAQALSIVVQPIAQNEWVSDTAYYTVVGSEVAPVRPTPLPTTPPAPRPQPAASMLQLSVPLRAYPGLQVLELKNQGHKSRVVFRANTSLNALYQHFDTELVHAGFRRSELRLDRDEARAEYHRGGERLELKLREKKGRFELELSDKGRGRGKR
- a CDS encoding DUF4384 domain-containing protein produces the protein MHKTLRVTALSALMLLSGAAFAQARISPQSIIVNPVETELQVNVWTDKDPSGNGRPVYRPGERIRLHASVNRDAYVYLFSLNSAGQVDLILPNRYDDGDNFLRANTRRAFPGEGDPYTFDVAAPYGVSKVLALASLEPLDIDDIARFENGQTGFAEVTVKTQTGLAQALSIVVNPIPQESWVTDVAEYQVAAPAPAPAPNIAYVNSVPLLRLYPNALPVSQTKRGLNTTTQFETSASLRGVFNYYNSTLGRLGYRRTVRTERPNQISARYVRGNQELRVELQDLPGKRYEISFNRNR
- a CDS encoding aspartate aminotransferase family protein, with amino-acid sequence MTATRPNWLALEQKYDSGVYHKHQVVMVRGEGARVWDSEGNEYIDCVGGYGVANIGHSNPEVVRAVQEQAATLMIMPQSVPNDKRAEFLEELVSVLPGNLERVFLCNSGTEAVEAAMKFAIAATGRHRFVACKRGFSGRTLGAVSLTWEPKYREPFQPLIGPVEHITFGDIEALRAAVDDQTACVLFEPVQGEGGVRPADAAFVQAAREITREKGALLILDEIQTGFGRTGKMFAMEHFGVVPDGVTLAKAMAGGVPIGAFAMTPEVADKMPAGGHGTTFGGNPLAMAAGVAAIRFMQREKLAEQAAEKGEYFMRRLREIASPKIREVRGLGLMIGVELKEKSAPYITALEHDEQVLALQATPLVVRFLPPLTISHAQIDRVVEAFARVLEQVNPREVPAAEVAEEKQTE
- a CDS encoding ABC transporter permease is translated as MQPHPTSSQARGLFGHLRAAGAFVFRDYHLTRRYFSWHVVFSFYDVVNAATIVLIGVALGQSNLTLTLILGVVMWSFLSRLFGEIANSISYERWEGTIEYTFMAPVSRLVHLLGVSAFAGLYALVRVVIVMAALLLFTSLSVSGANLWGCLVVIIVASFSFMGLGLIAAVLPMMSTENGAQATNIIQAVFLLISGIYYPVSVLPAWLQPLSFISPATYALTACRKLLGIEGNMQGKDAVLQGASLSAVLPELGILVAFAFVTIPLGLYVFRLAERWAKRTGKLKRVG
- a CDS encoding ArsC/Spx/MgsR family protein, which translates into the protein MEAQIFGIKKSSATRKAERFFKERRIRIHMVDLEVRPIAKGEVTRFAQRAGGLSGLLDTGSKSYGKLGLEFLRISEERLLELVQQNPDLLRLPLVRVGKSLVVGDDEAGWRAALEAGG